The nucleotide sequence ATCCGTATTTTTTCCTACTCGCATCCGCTCTGCTGCGCAGCTTTGCAAGTCGGATTGAATCTGAAACGACCAGATTCAATCGGAATCCGTATCAGAACGGCGCTTCTTCTTCCTGTGCAGGCTGCTGAGCGGGGGGCCGGGAGGCGGGACGGGCCGCCTGGGGCCGGGTTTGAGTGGGCTGGCCCTGCGGAGCCGGGCGTCCCTGACTGGCCGCCGCGCCGCCGGGCACCGCGTAGCGCTCCTGGCGCTTGCCGCCCCGGAAAATGGCGAGGCTGACATATTCGATGTCGCCGTCGGCCTTCTCGCGGACGTGCTGCGGGTCGCTGACCTTGGCGCCCCGGCTGTATTTGATGGCGGCAGGAAGCTTGAGTTTGCGGCTGTCCACCGCCTCCAGTTCGCGGCGGCGGTAGGCGTGGCCCCGGTGAATGACGAGTTCCTCGCCTTCCGGGCTTTTCCACTTGCGGGCACCGATCAGCGACCAGTCGAAGTCCGGCTCGTTTTCGATGGGAAACTGGTAGCCCCCGGACGGAATCTCGCCGCTGGTCCATCCCAGGCGACCATAGTGACGTTGCACGTCCAGCAGCCGACTCTCGTGCTCCACGCTCACCGTGACCCGCGCACCCAGGTCGGTCAGAAATTCAATCTGCAACATCTGCTTCCTCCTTACGTAAATAACGTAACACATCGCTGGAGCTTGTGCCACTGCCATTCCTTGCGGGGGCTGGACTGGAGAAACGGGGGGGGGCAGGTTTCAGAACCGCAGCAGCCCGAACAGTTTCCGCTCCGACTTGCGTTCCCGCTTCTGGGGGGGCGCGGAGTCCGGCAGCGTGGGCAGGGACGCCCGCCGCTGAAGGCCGCAGTGGACGCACTCTATGAGCGCAGGCCCCTTGGCGCTCATGCGGTGCAGGCAGTCCTGCGCCCGCTGGTAGGCGGCCAGCGCCAGGGCTTCGGCGTCCTGCGGGGTGGCCGCCGTCGCCGTGTAGAAGGGCTGCTTTTGCTCGTCGGCGCGGCCATCTTCGAACAGGACGAAGGTGTGGGTGTAGAGCGTGACCGCCCGGACGTCCTTGCCGTCGGCCTCAAGGCGGCGGAGGGTGCCTTTTCGCTGAGAGGCGCCGGTCCATTTCATGCGCCCACCAGAGCAAAGCCGCTCTCACAGGGTCATGACATCGGGTCAATCTTTAAGGTCGGGTGGCCTCAGCGCCGCCCCCCCGTGCGCGGCGGGGGCTTGCGAACCCCGGCATAGCGGTTTTTCTCGCGCCGCTTGTCCAGCGTGCTCATGCCGCCCTGCGCCGCGTTGCTCCCCGGCGCAGGGCGCTGAAACCGGCCCGGCACGAAGGTGTCCACGTTCAGGAACCGGGCGGCCGGAATGTAGAGCAGCAGCACGAACAGCAGGCTGCCCCACCAGGTGTTCAGGTAGGGACTGAGCGGGGTCAGGCTCAGCAGACTGCTCAGGAGGGTCGCCACCAGCACGAACAGAAACAGCCGCAGCGCCAGCCGCAACAGCTTGGAGCGGGTAAAGCCGGGGTGCGGGTCGGGCGTGGTCAGCCAGCGCCAGAAGTTCACTCGCCGCTCTCCTGGGTGCTCGCCGGGCGGCGTCCCGTCGCGCCCTGGGTCAGACGTGCGGCAAAGGTGTCCAGCTCGGGCCACTCCTCCTGACCGGCATCCAGGGTCAGGTGGAGTGCGGGCTTGTGGAGACGCCCGGCGACGCGGCTCAGTGCGTCCTGGGTCGCGCCGTCGCGGGCCGGGGCCACGAGCACCAGCCCCGCCACCGCGCCCTTGCCCGCCAGCAGCGAGGCGGCGCCGAACAGTTCACGCTCGCCTGCCGGAACCTTGTGGGCGTCCTCCAGACGCTCGGCGCGGCGCAGGGCGTCGGCATACGGCACTTCGTAGCTGAACACCGGGTGCAGGTCCAGCGCTTCGAGGGCCGGGCGCAGTCCCGACGCCAGCACCGGCTCCTGAAGCAGCGGACGCGGGCCGATGACCGCCACCGTCGTGCGCGAAGCCCGCGACAGGGCGGGCAGGTCAGCGCGGGCGGGCTGGGCCAGCGGGCGCACCCGTTCGAGCGCGAGGCGCACGCCGCCGGGGTTTTGCGACAGCCGCACTCCTACCCCCGCCGCCTGGGCTTCCAGCGCGTCCAGGTCACCGCCGCGCTCGGGGACGGCGATGAGGGTGGGCAGCCCGCTGATGCGCCGGGGCAGCAGCTCGCTCAGCGCCTCGCTCCAGGCGTCACCGGCCACGGCGGGCCACTCGGTCAGCAGCGCCGCGTCCACGCGCTCCAGCGCCAGAATCCGCCCCAGCACCAGTTGCACGGCGGGCGACTCGGCGGGCAGGCTCTGCGCCCCCAGCGCCAGCGCCTCGGCGTCGCTCAGGGCCGGGGTCTGGGTCGGCACGCCCAGTTCCTTGAGGTACGCCGCCCAGTAGGGCGAGAGCGGCGCGGCGGGGGAGTTCAGCAGTCCAACCTTCATTCTGGGCAGTGTACCGCCCCTGGTTTATCCTGCCGCGTGATGTCCGACGCTCTGGCCCCTGACGCCCTGATTCTGCCGCCCGCCCTGCGCCGGGTCTTGCCCGCCGCCCGCTGGGAACGGGTCACGGACGGCGAAAGCGGGGCCGGGGTGTGGCGCAGCACCCGCTTCGTGGTCAAGGTGCAGCCGCGCACGCTCTACCCGGCGTCCACCCTGCTTCAGGAGCGCGAGCGGCTGCGCTGGTTCGCGGGTCGGCTGCCGGTGCCGCAGGTCGTCGCCTACGAGGATGACGGGGCGCAGGAATACCTCGCCATGACGCGGCTGCCGGGCATTCCCATGAGCCACCCCGACGCCGCGCTGCACCCCGAACGCATGGTGAACCTGCTCGCCCGCGCCCTGCGCGAACTGCACGCCCTGCCGGTGCGCGAGTGCCCCTTCAACATGAGTCTGGGCGCCCGCCTGAAACTCGCCCGCGAACGGGTGGCGGCGGGCGCCGTGGACGAAAGCGACTTCGACGAGGAGCGCCAGGGGCACAGCGCCGTGAGCGTGTTCAACCGCTTGGCCCGCACTCGCCCGGCGCAGGAAGACCTGGTGGTCACACACGGGGACGCCTGCCTGCCCAACTTCATCGTGCAGGGGGAGTACGTGGAGGGACTGATCGACCTGGGCCGCGCCGGAATCGCCGACCGGCACACCGACCTGGCGCTGGCGTGGCGCAGCACCCGCCGCAACCTGGGCGCGGCCTACGCCGACATGCTGCTGGGCCTCTACGGACGCGAGCTGCTGGATGAGGGGAAGCTGGAGTATTACGCGTTGCTGGACGAGTTGTTTTAGGGGGAATGTAATTCAGTTATTTAAAAGATGATTTAATCCAGCATTTAATACTTCTGACTAGAATGGTTAATATGGAATCAAACAGTCTACTGAATCCTCTGCATCTAGCTAATCTCTTTACCGAATCTCGCCATCATTGAATCATCTAGTATTTCTCCAATAACTTCTCTTCGAAATACTCTTCCCAACTCCGCTCCTTCGTAGATAATTCCCTCTCTAACTCTGGAAGAATCGATGCGTCCTGAATAAATACCTAGGAACTTCACGTTCTGTGAGCCGTTGAATTCAACTTCACCGTAACTGTTTATATAGTTAGAATTAGACATCTGTATAACCGGAGAACCAGACATCGATGCTCGAGTAAGAGCATCAACCAAGAATATAGGACGCTCATCAAAATCTATATAGGGCTCAGTAGCTATAGTCCCCCTCTTCCAGATAGGAAACCAGGGTTTATGCCTGAAACCATTGGGGTAGCCTAGAATGAATACTTCGGAGGTTACTACAGTTTGTATATCCGCATAAAATACGTTTGGGTTAGCATTAATAGGATAGGTCGAAAACTCCGGTTCATAGAGGGGAGCATACAACAAAGGGATGGCAACTACATCTACCTTCCTCCCCTCAGGATGCTCAATCCATTGTTGCTTGCTATCAACTATAAGCGGGATAGTGTATATATAAGCGTCCTTAGATGGTCCAGCCGGTTGGGAGTAAACGCGAAGTTGATTTGGAACACCACCCGTCTTAGAAAGACAGCTTCCATCTTCTGCGTTCCTTCCCGAGACCACGTGCCAATTTGTAATGAGGTGCGGCGTTCCAAAGCCTGGCTTAAGCCAGTAGAAGGCAGTCGCGCTACTGAGCACTGTCTCATCGAAGAGAGCCTCCACGTACAGGGAGGCTAGGCTCATTGAGCTAGTAACTAGAAGGGGCATGGCTGAAGATAAGCTTATTGCCGTATATTTGCTTAAGTCGACGACAGAGAATCACTCCACCAAGCCGGTAGCTCTAGGCGTCAAAGACCATTAAACCTGCCTGTCATTGCTCTGAATCCCGTTCCTCAGCGCCGCCCCGCCGCTTCCCGGCCTGCCACGCTCAGCCCGGCGTATTTGACCAGCAGGCGCTTGTAGCCGTGACCGGGGAAATACACCAGCACCTCGCGGGCATCTCCCTGGCCGGAGCCTTGCGTCAGGATGCCTTCGCCGAATTTGGCGTGCGAGAGGCGCAGCGGGGCCGTAGCGCTGACCGCCCGCTGAATCTCGCGGCTGGGGATGCCGAGGCGGGCGCTGACTTCGGGCAGCGAGAGGCCGTGCAGGTCGAGCAGTTCGCGGGCCTGCTGCGCCCAGTCGCCGGGCAGGGCCGGGGCCACGTCGGGTATGGCCTCGCCTTCTGCGGCGGGCGCGGGCTGAATCCCCAGCAGATTCTGCAAAAAGAGCGCGGTGGCCTCCTTGTCGGTGGGGCGGCGCTCGCCGCTGGGCAGCAGGGGCGAAAAGCAGCGGCTGACCGCGATGCATTCGTAGCAGCCCTGGGGAGACGTGCAGCAGGTCTTGGTCGCCAGCACGTGCGCCCGGCGCAACAGGTCGTCGAGTTGCTCGAAGGCCCGGCGCGACACGCCCAGCCCACCGCGCCAGTCGTCGTAGAGGAAAAAATAGGTGTCCTGGCCCTCCCGAAAGGCCCCGGCGAGGTCGCCCTCGTCGCAGGCCACGCGCTCGGGAATCAGCTTTTGCAGCAGGTGCTTGAGGGTATGCGCCACGGCGGTGGGGCGCTCGGTGCTCGCGGGGTTCAGCCCCACTTCCAGCGCCGAGGTGCGAAAGGGCGGCAGTTCGATGGGGTCCTCGTAGAGATGCTCGCTGAGTTTCTGGTCCTGCATTCTGTCCTGAATGCGGCTGCCACAGGTCGCGCAGACCCGCTCGAAGGGCAGCGGCTCGCGGTCACAGCCGGTGCAGACGCGCTCGAACACCTGCCGCATGACCGTGTAGCCGGTGTAGACGCGCTGCACCACGACTTCGCCGTGCCGGTAGGCCAGGGGGCCACGCCGCACCCACTCGCCCATCTTCACCGGGCGCACCTGCGTGGAGTACAGCCCCCGCGTGAACAGGTCCGCCGCCAGATGCTTTTCCACGACGATGGCCGTGCCGCGCGGCGTTTCTTCCCAGCGCCGCACCCGGTAGCCCTGGCCGTCGAGGGTAAACACCGCGCCCGCGTGTTTCTCGGTCAGGGCGTAGTGCTGGCTGGGCGACTCCAGCGGCGCGTCGAAGGCTTTCAGGCCCCTGTCCTGCCAGTCTTTTTCCTCGATGACGGCGAAGGTGGCGCTGCCCTCGCCGCGCAGGGTCCAGTAGTTCGGCCCCGGCTGCGGCAGCGCGGGCAGGCCCGCCGCCCGGAATTCGGCGTTGCGCCGCGCCTGATGCCGGGGGGCCAGATACGGATTTCCGGCCTCCACCACCGCCTTTTCCAGCGGCCCGGTGAGCAGCTCGCGAAAGTTGCCGAGGTTGGAATAAAAGGCGTCCACGGGCTGCGGCACGCCCTGTTCGTTCAGCGCGGGCAGGTACAGCACCAGCCCCGGCGCGACCCGTCCGGCGCGGCCCGCCATCTGCCGGAAGGCCATGCGCGAGCCGGGATACCCGTCGATAATCACCACTTCGAGGTCGCCGATGTCCACCCCGGCCTCCAGCGCGTTGGTGGCGAACATCACGCCGCTGCTGGCCCGCCGGAACTCGCTGAGGCGGCCCTCGCGGTCACTCGTTCCGGCCATGTAGAGGTGGACATGCGGCGCGAAGCGGGACTGCCCCCGGTAGGTGGAGTACAGGCGCGCCGCGCGTGAGCGCCCCCGAAAAAAAGCCAGCACCTTGAGGCCGTGGTGGATGCTGGCGCTCACCACGCTGTCCCAGAAGCGCCGGGGCTGGCCCCTGTGGTCGGCGAGGTAATAGCGCTTGCCGTGCCGCGCCGCGCCGGACTCACCCACCTGCTCGGCCTCCACGCCGATGAGTTCACGCGCGAACTCGGCGGGGTTGCCGATGGTGGCGGTCGAGAGCACGACCTGCGGATTCGCTCCCAGGGCGCGGGCGAGGTCGAGCAGACGCCGCAGCATCCCCGCCACTTCCGACCCGAAGCCGCCCCGGTAGGTGTGGGCCTCGTCCAGCACCACGAACTCC is from Deinococcus wulumuqiensis R12 and encodes:
- the ddrB gene encoding single-stranded DNA-binding protein DdrB produces the protein MLQIEFLTDLGARVTVSVEHESRLLDVQRHYGRLGWTSGEIPSGGYQFPIENEPDFDWSLIGARKWKSPEGEELVIHRGHAYRRRELEAVDSRKLKLPAAIKYSRGAKVSDPQHVREKADGDIEYVSLAIFRGGKRQERYAVPGGAAASQGRPAPQGQPTQTRPQAARPASRPPAQQPAQEEEAPF
- a CDS encoding APH(3') family aminoglycoside O-phosphotransferase; this encodes MSDALAPDALILPPALRRVLPAARWERVTDGESGAGVWRSTRFVVKVQPRTLYPASTLLQERERLRWFAGRLPVPQVVAYEDDGAQEYLAMTRLPGIPMSHPDAALHPERMVNLLARALRELHALPVRECPFNMSLGARLKLARERVAAGAVDESDFDEERQGHSAVSVFNRLARTRPAQEDLVVTHGDACLPNFIVQGEYVEGLIDLGRAGIADRHTDLALAWRSTRRNLGAAYADMLLGLYGRELLDEGKLEYYALLDELF
- a CDS encoding trypsin-like peptidase domain-containing protein gives rise to the protein MSLASLYVEALFDETVLSSATAFYWLKPGFGTPHLITNWHVVSGRNAEDGSCLSKTGGVPNQLRVYSQPAGPSKDAYIYTIPLIVDSKQQWIEHPEGRKVDVVAIPLLYAPLYEPEFSTYPINANPNVFYADIQTVVTSEVFILGYPNGFRHKPWFPIWKRGTIATEPYIDFDERPIFLVDALTRASMSGSPVIQMSNSNYINSYGEVEFNGSQNVKFLGIYSGRIDSSRVREGIIYEGAELGRVFRREVIGEILDDSMMARFGKEIS
- a CDS encoding DEAD/DEAH box helicase, whose amino-acid sequence is MLPARSPYARLELFLRDILGGGATLLHEEEVQAARTVSAASLGWSPAVQRGFGFPEVYAHQADTYRLMHAGKNVIITTPTASGKTGAFFPAVFERLEQKPQATALFVYPLVALGQDQRDKLRAFREKGAFGWDIGAFHGNSQPAEVFRPEVRMVTATPDKLHWSLDKPAVRDFLRRLEFVVLDEAHTYRGGFGSEVAGMLRRLLDLARALGANPQVVLSTATIGNPAEFARELIGVEAEQVGESGAARHGKRYYLADHRGQPRRFWDSVVSASIHHGLKVLAFFRGRSRAARLYSTYRGQSRFAPHVHLYMAGTSDREGRLSEFRRASSGVMFATNALEAGVDIGDLEVVIIDGYPGSRMAFRQMAGRAGRVAPGLVLYLPALNEQGVPQPVDAFYSNLGNFRELLTGPLEKAVVEAGNPYLAPRHQARRNAEFRAAGLPALPQPGPNYWTLRGEGSATFAVIEEKDWQDRGLKAFDAPLESPSQHYALTEKHAGAVFTLDGQGYRVRRWEETPRGTAIVVEKHLAADLFTRGLYSTQVRPVKMGEWVRRGPLAYRHGEVVVQRVYTGYTVMRQVFERVCTGCDREPLPFERVCATCGSRIQDRMQDQKLSEHLYEDPIELPPFRTSALEVGLNPASTERPTAVAHTLKHLLQKLIPERVACDEGDLAGAFREGQDTYFFLYDDWRGGLGVSRRAFEQLDDLLRRAHVLATKTCCTSPQGCYECIAVSRCFSPLLPSGERRPTDKEATALFLQNLLGIQPAPAAEGEAIPDVAPALPGDWAQQARELLDLHGLSLPEVSARLGIPSREIQRAVSATAPLRLSHAKFGEGILTQGSGQGDAREVLVYFPGHGYKRLLVKYAGLSVAGREAAGRR